The following are encoded together in the Robertmurraya sp. FSL R5-0851 genome:
- a CDS encoding Fe3+ hydroxamate ABC transporter substrate-binding protein: protein MWDKPRCTFCEKEIKGDEVVFVKMRYPKRKGFTEVKAYLRNEGTFICEECFNQKLK, encoded by the coding sequence TTGTGGGATAAACCAAGATGTACTTTTTGCGAGAAAGAAATAAAAGGAGATGAGGTTGTTTTTGTTAAGATGCGATATCCAAAGCGAAAAGGCTTCACTGAAGTTAAGGCATATTTAAGAAATGAAGGTACATTTATTTGTGAGGAGTGTTTTAATCAAAAATTAAAATAA
- a CDS encoding amidase: MKKLVVSMIMVLLFSMGGFGSNMSASTVDRSTWLWNPWDIVSNETGTLSFLEQKQINKVYVQIDRDIPMNVYRSFITKASVKGIKVYALDGAPSWVAPKGYRNQDALMNWLKTYQAGSTASQKFTGIHLDVEPYLYSGWNTNRAATVKSFQELITKANTSAAGLKLPLEADLPFWFDEVSYNNTYGKGNLAEWVITKTNSVTIMAYRDSAPAIIEIVKNEVAFAGKHHKALVIGVETGATDEGDMISFFEEGEAYMNEQLASVASHYGTSPGYKGLAIHHVGSWKTMKP, from the coding sequence ATGAAAAAGCTTGTTGTATCTATGATTATGGTGTTGCTTTTTTCAATGGGAGGCTTTGGATCAAACATGAGTGCTTCTACGGTAGATCGCTCCACATGGCTTTGGAATCCGTGGGACATTGTGAGCAATGAAACAGGAACCTTAAGCTTTCTTGAACAAAAGCAAATCAACAAAGTGTATGTACAAATTGACCGTGATATCCCTATGAATGTATATCGTAGCTTTATTACGAAGGCATCCGTAAAAGGAATAAAAGTATATGCTCTAGACGGAGCACCAAGCTGGGTAGCTCCAAAAGGATATCGAAATCAAGATGCGTTAATGAATTGGTTGAAAACCTATCAAGCAGGATCAACCGCTTCGCAAAAATTTACAGGCATTCATTTAGATGTAGAGCCTTACTTATATAGCGGTTGGAATACGAATAGAGCGGCAACTGTCAAAAGCTTTCAAGAGTTAATCACAAAAGCGAATACCTCTGCTGCAGGTTTAAAACTGCCACTTGAAGCCGACCTGCCATTCTGGTTTGATGAAGTGTCTTATAACAATACGTATGGCAAAGGAAATCTAGCAGAGTGGGTTATTACAAAAACGAATAGTGTAACAATTATGGCCTACCGTGACAGTGCTCCTGCCATCATTGAAATTGTAAAAAATGAAGTAGCCTTTGCTGGCAAACACCATAAGGCATTAGTCATCGGTGTAGAAACAGGGGCAACAGACGAAGGCGATATGATTTCCTTTTTTGAAGAAGGGGAAGCCTACATGAACGAACAGCTGGCTTCCGTTGCCTCACATTACGGAACAAGCCCTGGATATAAGGGGTTGGCTATCCACCATGTGGGAAGCTGGAAAACCATGAAACCATAA
- a CDS encoding DHA2 family efflux MFS transporter permease subunit produces the protein MAEKQDKRPPYGIIGVLLIGAFITFLNNTLLNIALPSIMKDLEVEAATVQWLTTGFMLVNGILIPATAFLIQKYSVRNLFLVAMSLFTIGTLVAGVAHEFPILLAGRMLQASGSAIMMPLLMNVMLVSFPIEKRGTAMGVFGLIIMFAPAIGPTLSGWIIEHYDWRMLFHFITPISVVVVLIGFFLLKDKKEKSNLRLDFFSLLLSSIGFGGILYGFSSAGSKGWDSPHVYLAIAVGFISLVTFILKQMKQDTPLLNFGVFKYPMFALSSTISMVTNMALFSGMILIPIYVQTIRGISPLDAGLMLLPGAIAMAIMSPITGRLFDKFGGRVLALIGLGITVITTYEFSQLTVDLSYTHLVILYTVRMIGMSFVMMPVSTNGLNQLPTRFYPHGTAMNNTLNQVAGAIGTALLVTVMSNRTETHAQELADEAMKTAAGQGAGVAQPTAEMIAQMKEQIMMKAMLEGINDAFLVATGISIVAFILAFFIKRATQAEDPLEGKEAPKVVPAKLAEN, from the coding sequence ATGGCTGAAAAACAAGATAAACGGCCGCCATACGGAATTATTGGAGTTCTGTTAATTGGGGCTTTCATCACGTTTTTAAATAACACCTTATTAAATATTGCTTTGCCATCCATCATGAAGGATTTAGAGGTAGAAGCTGCCACGGTTCAATGGTTAACTACAGGCTTTATGCTCGTTAACGGGATATTAATTCCGGCTACGGCCTTCTTAATACAGAAATATTCTGTTCGTAATTTATTTTTAGTCGCTATGAGTTTATTCACGATCGGTACACTAGTTGCTGGTGTGGCTCACGAATTTCCGATTCTTTTAGCAGGACGTATGCTTCAGGCATCCGGATCGGCCATTATGATGCCATTGCTTATGAACGTCATGCTTGTTAGCTTCCCAATTGAAAAAAGAGGAACAGCGATGGGGGTATTTGGTTTAATTATCATGTTTGCGCCAGCGATTGGACCTACCTTATCAGGGTGGATTATTGAGCACTATGATTGGAGAATGCTTTTCCACTTTATTACCCCTATTTCAGTAGTAGTGGTATTAATCGGATTCTTCCTTTTAAAAGATAAGAAAGAAAAGAGTAATCTTCGTTTAGACTTTTTCTCCTTACTTTTATCAAGTATTGGATTTGGTGGAATCCTTTACGGCTTCAGCTCAGCAGGAAGCAAGGGCTGGGACAGTCCGCATGTGTACCTGGCGATTGCCGTCGGTTTCATTTCGCTAGTAACATTTATTTTAAAACAAATGAAGCAAGACACTCCGTTGTTAAACTTTGGAGTGTTTAAATACCCAATGTTTGCCTTGTCATCTACTATTTCCATGGTAACCAACATGGCATTGTTCTCAGGAATGATCCTTATTCCCATTTATGTTCAAACGATTCGTGGAATTTCTCCACTGGACGCAGGGCTAATGCTCCTACCAGGTGCCATCGCCATGGCGATTATGTCTCCTATTACGGGGAGATTGTTTGATAAATTTGGTGGGCGAGTATTGGCGCTTATTGGTTTAGGAATCACGGTGATCACTACGTATGAGTTTAGTCAGTTAACGGTAGATTTAAGCTATACCCACTTAGTTATCCTTTACACGGTCCGGATGATCGGGATGTCATTTGTTATGATGCCTGTTTCAACAAACGGATTAAATCAACTTCCGACGCGTTTCTATCCACATGGTACAGCAATGAACAATACGTTAAACCAAGTGGCTGGGGCAATCGGAACCGCATTACTCGTTACAGTTATGTCCAATCGTACAGAAACACACGCTCAAGAACTAGCTGACGAAGCGATGAAGACGGCAGCCGGTCAAGGAGCAGGAGTCGCACAGCCAACTGCTGAAATGATCGCTCAAATGAAAGAGCAGATCATGATGAAGGCGATGCTCGAAGGAATAAACGATGCATTCCTAGTGGCTACAGGGATTTCAATTGTTGCCTTCATTCTCGCTTTCTTTATCAAGCGTGCCACTCAAGCAGAGGATCCTCTAGAAGGAAAAGAGGCGCCAAAGGTGGTACCGGCGAAGTTAGCTGAGAATTAA
- a CDS encoding DEAD/DEAH box helicase, with protein MDFTDFTLSEEILSTLASLQYQQPTEVQKKVIPLVIEEQDVIVKSRTGSGKTASFAIPICEMIDWAENKPQALVLTPTRELAVQIKEDFINIGRLKRINAVEIYGKQSFMYQKTKLKQKTHVVVGTPGRLLDHIQKGTLLLDQVRFLVIDEADEMLNMGFIEQVEAIIQAVPDKRITMLFSATLPDTVKKLAQNYLQAPIEVEMEALSTSTGLIEHSLYWVEEQEKLQLLQNVTIIENPDSCIIFCRTKDRVDMVVDHLTELGYDCDKIHGGMIQEDRLEVMSEFKRGEFRYLIATDVAARGIDIENISLVVNFDIPYEKESYVHRTGRTGRAGMKGKATTFVTERERRLLEEIEQLIGFHIPQKEKPASGQVERLRSAFEEKIGSEPEIKQLKSEELNKDITKLYFNGGKKKKLRAVDFVGTICKIEGVSAQDIGIITILDTVSYVEILNGKGPQVLSEMKHTTVKGKQLKVHIARK; from the coding sequence ATGGATTTTACAGATTTCACCTTAAGTGAAGAAATATTGAGTACTTTAGCGAGCCTACAATATCAACAACCAACTGAAGTCCAAAAAAAGGTTATTCCACTTGTCATTGAGGAGCAGGATGTGATCGTTAAGTCACGCACAGGAAGTGGAAAAACAGCATCCTTTGCCATTCCGATTTGTGAAATGATTGATTGGGCAGAAAATAAACCGCAAGCTCTAGTGCTTACCCCAACTAGAGAGTTAGCTGTACAGATCAAAGAAGATTTTATAAATATCGGCCGTTTAAAACGAATCAATGCAGTAGAAATATACGGAAAGCAATCCTTTATGTATCAAAAAACGAAGCTTAAGCAAAAGACTCATGTCGTTGTAGGGACACCAGGTCGCTTGCTCGATCATATTCAAAAAGGCACCCTTCTACTCGATCAAGTTCGATTCCTTGTCATTGACGAGGCGGACGAAATGCTAAATATGGGCTTTATCGAGCAAGTAGAGGCCATTATACAGGCGGTTCCGGACAAAAGAATCACCATGCTCTTTTCAGCCACTCTTCCAGATACCGTAAAAAAACTAGCCCAAAACTATTTGCAAGCACCTATTGAGGTGGAAATGGAAGCTTTAAGCACTTCAACTGGATTAATTGAGCATTCCTTATATTGGGTGGAGGAACAGGAAAAGCTGCAATTATTGCAAAACGTAACGATTATCGAAAACCCGGATAGCTGTATCATTTTTTGCCGGACAAAGGACCGTGTGGATATGGTGGTCGATCATTTAACAGAGCTTGGATATGATTGCGATAAAATTCATGGTGGAATGATTCAGGAAGATCGTCTTGAAGTGATGAGTGAATTTAAACGGGGAGAGTTTCGCTACCTGATCGCAACCGATGTGGCAGCCCGTGGAATTGATATTGAAAATATTTCACTCGTGGTAAACTTTGATATTCCATACGAAAAAGAAAGCTATGTGCATCGTACAGGAAGAACCGGTCGGGCGGGGATGAAAGGCAAAGCTACTACCTTTGTTACAGAAAGAGAAAGACGACTGCTAGAAGAAATTGAGCAGCTTATTGGTTTTCACATTCCACAAAAGGAGAAACCTGCTTCGGGGCAGGTGGAGAGATTACGATCTGCCTTTGAAGAGAAGATTGGTTCAGAGCCAGAAATAAAGCAACTAAAGAGTGAAGAACTCAATAAGGATATCACCAAGCTCTATTTTAATGGCGGAAAGAAAAAGAAGCTGCGCGCCGTGGATTTTGTCGGAACCATTTGTAAAATTGAGGGTGTTTCTGCACAGGATATCGGAATTATCACGATTCTTGACACAGTTTCTTATGTAGAAATCCTAAATGGCAAAGGGCCACAGGTGTTGTCCGAAATGAAACATACCACGGTAAAAGGGAAACAATTAAAGGTTCATATAGCCAGAAAATAA
- a CDS encoding ABC transporter ATP-binding protein, which produces MNILEAKQIHKSYGNKFNKQEVLKGINMFIEQGEFVSIMGASGSGKTTLLNVLSSIDHVSQGSIFVEGKEITQMRDKELALFRQKNLGFIFQDYNLLDTLTVKENILLPLSITKTPKKEADQKFTEVANELGITELQHKYPNEISGGQKQRTSAARAFIHDPSLIFADEPTGALDSKAASDLLNKLSQLNQKRKSTIVMVTHDPVAASYCSRVIFLRDGQIYTQLNRGSETRQAFFQDIMKTQGVLGGVQDDH; this is translated from the coding sequence TTGAATATTCTAGAAGCCAAACAAATACACAAAAGCTACGGAAATAAATTTAATAAGCAAGAGGTCCTAAAAGGCATCAATATGTTCATTGAACAAGGAGAATTTGTCAGTATCATGGGAGCCTCTGGATCTGGTAAAACCACTCTATTAAATGTGCTTTCCTCGATTGACCATGTGAGCCAAGGTTCTATTTTTGTGGAAGGAAAAGAGATTACACAGATGCGTGATAAAGAACTCGCCCTTTTTCGCCAAAAGAACTTAGGCTTTATTTTTCAAGATTACAATTTATTAGATACACTGACAGTCAAAGAAAACATTTTGCTTCCTTTATCCATTACAAAAACACCCAAAAAGGAAGCCGACCAAAAGTTTACGGAAGTGGCCAATGAGCTTGGAATCACTGAGCTTCAACATAAGTATCCGAATGAAATATCCGGCGGGCAGAAACAACGAACATCCGCTGCCCGTGCATTCATTCATGATCCGAGCCTCATCTTTGCTGACGAGCCAACGGGTGCACTTGATTCAAAGGCTGCGTCCGATTTATTAAATAAGCTTAGCCAATTAAACCAAAAGCGAAAATCCACCATCGTGATGGTCACGCATGATCCAGTAGCTGCGAGCTACTGTTCAAGAGTCATCTTCCTGCGAGACGGACAAATCTATACCCAGCTAAACCGAGGTTCAGAAACAAGGCAAGCCTTTTTCCAAGATATTATGAAAACACAAGGAGTGTTAGGAGGGGTGCAAGATGACCATTAA
- a CDS encoding ABC transporter permease → MTINQLILRSFKKNVKNYYLYVFALIFSVSLYFAFVTLQYDPAMDAAKGSIKGGASIRAASVLLVGIVTVFLVYANMIFIKRRSKEIGLFHLIGMTKRKIFRILGVENALLYFLSLGIGIFVGFSFSKLIMMILLKITGVNAVTTLHFSSQSFIQTVIVFTLIFLFILGMNALFIRKQTILSLFRVTSSAEQKVQKLSVWEMFMGIAGISLIAFGYFVSTKLFSGDITEMNELFIAMVIILVSVILGTYFFYKGSVSFIFNLIRKKKDGYLNIKEVLSLSSIMFRMKSNSFLLTIVTTVSALAIGLLSLSYISYYSAEKSAEDNVIKDFAFTSQEDAQIFKNALKSKDLPFEETVIDVVMVHANLKSIIHSGEVMDVDLSKMALPVVSEKSVPGMDVSPTETVFTGYSDMLSKFMSLEDSGKIEFHSKSGSIPLDYIGLRDEYIVSWYFTNGGQPVAIVDDSLFSTLQQDFDPEVQRESSVFIGIDMKKEETIQQANELYLDLGLDENYMNDSQLQMSTDQKLLMGLLMFIVGFLGLTFLITSGCILYFKQMDESEDEKSNYTILRKLGFTQGDLTKGIGLKQVFNFGIPLIIGLSHSYFAVQSGWFFFGAELWTPMLLVMILYTGLYSIFGFLSVLNYKKVIRNAL, encoded by the coding sequence ATGACCATTAATCAACTCATCCTTCGCTCCTTTAAAAAGAATGTAAAAAACTATTATCTGTATGTATTTGCCTTGATTTTTAGCGTCTCTCTTTATTTTGCGTTTGTTACCCTGCAATATGACCCTGCGATGGACGCCGCCAAAGGGAGTATTAAAGGAGGAGCTTCCATTCGTGCTGCGTCCGTCCTTCTTGTTGGAATTGTTACCGTCTTTCTCGTGTATGCCAATATGATTTTTATTAAAAGACGCAGTAAAGAAATCGGACTCTTTCATTTGATTGGCATGACGAAACGGAAGATATTCCGCATTCTTGGCGTAGAAAATGCCCTTCTCTACTTTTTATCGCTAGGCATTGGTATTTTCGTTGGATTTTCATTTTCTAAATTAATCATGATGATCCTGCTAAAAATTACGGGAGTAAATGCTGTTACGACCTTACATTTTTCAAGCCAGTCATTTATTCAAACCGTCATTGTGTTTACACTCATTTTCTTATTCATTCTTGGGATGAATGCACTTTTTATTCGAAAACAGACGATTTTATCCTTATTTCGAGTAACTTCTTCTGCCGAGCAAAAGGTACAAAAGCTATCTGTATGGGAGATGTTCATGGGCATTGCGGGGATTTCACTCATTGCCTTTGGTTATTTTGTTTCCACCAAACTGTTTAGCGGTGACATTACAGAGATGAATGAACTCTTTATTGCCATGGTGATTATTTTAGTATCCGTTATTCTTGGAACCTATTTCTTTTACAAAGGATCTGTTAGCTTTATTTTTAACCTGATTCGAAAAAAGAAGGACGGATACTTAAATATTAAGGAAGTTCTCTCCTTATCTTCTATTATGTTTCGCATGAAGTCGAATTCGTTCCTGTTAACCATTGTCACTACGGTATCTGCACTTGCCATCGGATTGTTATCGTTAAGTTATATCTCCTATTATTCGGCAGAAAAATCAGCTGAAGATAATGTAATAAAAGATTTTGCCTTCACTAGTCAAGAAGATGCACAAATATTTAAGAATGCATTGAAGAGTAAAGATCTTCCTTTTGAGGAGACGGTTATTGATGTGGTGATGGTTCATGCGAATCTGAAATCAATCATACATTCCGGCGAAGTAATGGATGTGGACTTAAGTAAGATGGCGTTGCCTGTGGTTAGTGAAAAATCGGTTCCTGGGATGGATGTGTCGCCAACTGAAACGGTGTTTACAGGATACAGTGATATGCTATCCAAATTCATGTCTCTTGAAGACTCTGGAAAAATTGAATTTCACAGCAAATCCGGATCTATTCCGCTTGATTATATTGGATTAAGAGATGAGTATATTGTTTCCTGGTATTTTACAAACGGTGGTCAGCCGGTTGCCATCGTGGATGATTCCTTGTTTTCTACCCTTCAACAAGACTTCGATCCTGAGGTTCAGCGAGAATCTTCTGTCTTTATCGGGATTGACATGAAGAAAGAAGAGACGATCCAACAAGCCAATGAGCTTTATCTGGACCTAGGACTTGATGAAAATTACATGAATGATTCTCAGCTACAAATGAGCACAGACCAGAAACTACTCATGGGGCTCTTGATGTTTATCGTTGGTTTCCTTGGTCTCACCTTCCTTATTACATCCGGGTGTATTCTTTACTTCAAGCAAATGGACGAAAGTGAAGATGAGAAATCAAATTATACCATCTTACGTAAGCTCGGTTTTACTCAAGGAGACTTAACAAAAGGCATCGGTCTGAAACAGGTCTTCAATTTTGGTATTCCTTTAATCATCGGTCTGTCTCATAGCTATTTTGCGGTCCAATCCGGCTGGTTCTTTTTCGGGGCAGAGCTTTGGACCCCTATGTTACTAGTTATGATTCTTTATACAGGCCTATACTCCATTTTTGGATTTCTGTCCGTGCTTAATTATAAAAAAGTGATCAGAAACGCCCTTTAA
- a CDS encoding YhfC family glutamic-type intramembrane protease, whose translation MISNAVILSMVAVIIFSILLFVSAILMTKKQVGISLKPLIIGSIGFVIITQVLEKLLHVLVITSFPNYADHPWLFGLYGGLAAGIFEELGRYILFIWLLKKYQDYRGGLSFGVGWGGIEAVVIALSTVVPFLLFATMINAGTFDSSIGASLPSDQAATIKETLLNQGISHYLWAIPERFFALYMQIAFTLLVLLAVIKKKFQYVLLAIIAHAAIDFPLVFFQTGYIKSLWIIELYIAFIGVLSFFIIKRLRKLLIG comes from the coding sequence ATGATTAGCAATGCAGTGATCTTGAGCATGGTCGCAGTTATCATATTTTCCATTCTTCTATTTGTGAGTGCCATTCTGATGACAAAAAAACAGGTAGGCATTTCTCTGAAGCCGTTAATAATAGGGAGCATTGGGTTTGTTATTATCACTCAAGTATTAGAGAAACTTCTTCATGTTCTCGTCATAACCAGTTTTCCAAACTATGCGGACCATCCATGGTTATTTGGATTATATGGCGGTTTAGCTGCAGGGATTTTCGAGGAATTGGGACGGTATATCTTATTTATCTGGCTGTTAAAAAAATATCAGGATTACAGGGGTGGCCTGTCTTTCGGGGTAGGCTGGGGTGGCATTGAAGCCGTAGTTATTGCCCTTTCAACGGTGGTACCATTTCTTCTTTTTGCAACGATGATCAATGCAGGTACATTTGATTCATCTATAGGAGCCAGTCTTCCAAGTGATCAGGCAGCAACCATTAAAGAGACGTTATTAAATCAAGGAATCTCTCACTACTTATGGGCAATACCAGAGCGTTTCTTTGCTCTCTATATGCAAATCGCTTTCACTTTACTTGTTTTACTAGCGGTCATTAAAAAGAAGTTTCAATACGTACTGCTTGCTATAATTGCTCATGCGGCGATTGATTTTCCTTTAGTATTCTTCCAAACTGGATACATCAAGAGTTTATGGATCATTGAGTTATACATTGCCTTCATCGGAGTTCTATCTTTCTTCATTATAAAAAGATTAAGAAAATTGCTGATCGGGTAA
- a CDS encoding TetR/AcrR family transcriptional regulator, giving the protein MNSGDTMKDRKQHVIDTAHQLFVEKGFQATSIQDILDYSSISKGTFYNYFSSKNELLMAIFRVIQKKFEHERNELLIGKDPSDIEVFIKQMELQVKTNRASKLIPLYEEVLFLNDSELKKFISDFQLRMLRWVYERFDEIFGESKKPYLLDAAIMFTAIFHHNLKYERMANSLKSNPERVVRYSVNRLVALMKNVGETGEQLLSPELLDDWSPTCHKKDKSYQEKLTLEIMSLKKESMNMPDSVKYIELLDFILEELLQPNNKRQFVVESALASLEGHFGKAKLQQLRSYLN; this is encoded by the coding sequence ATGAATTCAGGTGATACGATGAAAGATCGGAAGCAACATGTTATCGATACAGCACATCAGCTTTTTGTAGAAAAGGGATTTCAAGCAACCTCCATTCAAGACATTTTGGATTATAGTAGTATTTCTAAAGGAACCTTTTATAATTACTTTTCTTCCAAGAACGAACTACTTATGGCCATTTTCCGAGTGATACAAAAAAAGTTTGAGCACGAAAGAAACGAACTCTTAATTGGAAAAGACCCGTCAGATATTGAAGTGTTCATTAAGCAAATGGAGCTGCAAGTGAAGACGAATCGAGCGAGTAAACTGATTCCTTTATACGAAGAAGTACTATTTTTAAATGATTCTGAGTTAAAAAAGTTTATTAGTGATTTTCAGTTACGAATGTTACGTTGGGTATACGAACGCTTTGATGAAATTTTTGGAGAGAGCAAGAAGCCTTATCTTCTGGATGCTGCCATTATGTTTACAGCTATTTTCCACCATAACCTTAAGTACGAGAGAATGGCGAATAGCTTAAAGAGTAATCCTGAGCGAGTAGTCAGATATAGTGTCAATCGACTTGTGGCGTTAATGAAGAATGTCGGGGAAACCGGTGAGCAACTTCTTTCACCAGAACTGTTGGATGATTGGTCTCCAACTTGTCATAAAAAAGATAAATCTTATCAAGAAAAGCTAACTCTAGAAATCATGAGTCTGAAAAAAGAGAGCATGAATATGCCCGACTCTGTGAAATATATTGAGCTACTTGATTTTATTCTAGAAGAACTTTTGCAACCTAATAATAAGAGGCAATTTGTAGTAGAAAGTGCTTTAGCAAGCCTAGAGGGTCACTTTGGAAAAGCAAAACTACAACAGTTACGTTCATATCTTAATTAA
- a CDS encoding sensor histidine kinase: protein MIQKFVTERRSWIIFYVFIHLLMVFVAFLDSAIPLKPILYIVFLSILLFSIFLFIRYQKETRFFKGIDEWENNLDLSQIPQAESPFEEMIEKSVYKQTELLRNQFNHHQLSLEDEKDQLLAWIHEVKTPLTAMHLIIDRIPDEKTKASLTHEWLRVHLLLDQQLHQKRLYFIENDLFIEKLDLHTLVIPEIKTLQSWCIQKGIGIDINLQEREILTDAKWFAFILRQLLTNAVKYSNQSDIYIRSLKKDDHMVIEIQDCGRGIDPRDMTRIFEKGFTSTSTHQDHSATGMGLYLAKKAADSLLIQISVQSTPGEGSTFMLTLPNRNEFVKITGM from the coding sequence ATGATCCAAAAATTCGTAACCGAACGACGTAGTTGGATAATCTTTTATGTCTTCATCCATCTCTTAATGGTCTTTGTCGCTTTTCTCGATTCTGCGATTCCGCTCAAACCCATTTTATACATTGTGTTTTTATCCATTCTCCTCTTCTCGATCTTCCTTTTCATCAGATATCAAAAGGAGACTCGTTTTTTCAAAGGAATTGATGAGTGGGAGAATAACTTAGATTTGTCTCAAATTCCTCAAGCAGAAAGCCCCTTTGAGGAAATGATAGAAAAAAGTGTCTATAAACAAACGGAATTGCTAAGAAATCAGTTCAATCACCATCAACTCTCATTAGAGGATGAGAAGGACCAGCTGTTAGCCTGGATTCATGAAGTAAAGACTCCTTTAACAGCCATGCATCTCATTATTGACCGCATTCCTGATGAAAAAACAAAGGCCAGTCTCACGCATGAATGGCTACGAGTTCACCTATTACTCGACCAACAACTTCATCAAAAACGGCTTTACTTTATTGAGAATGACCTTTTTATTGAAAAATTAGATCTTCACACTCTGGTGATTCCAGAAATCAAGACCTTACAATCTTGGTGTATCCAAAAAGGCATTGGCATAGATATTAATCTACAAGAACGAGAGATCCTTACAGATGCGAAATGGTTCGCTTTTATCCTACGTCAACTGTTAACCAATGCCGTTAAATACAGCAACCAGTCAGATATTTACATAAGAAGTTTAAAGAAAGACGATCATATGGTCATAGAAATACAAGATTGCGGGCGCGGGATTGATCCACGGGACATGACACGGATTTTTGAAAAAGGGTTCACGTCTACTTCCACCCATCAAGATCATTCGGCCACGGGCATGGGATTATATTTAGCGAAAAAAGCGGCTGATTCCCTTCTAATACAAATATCAGTTCAATCGACTCCAGGTGAGGGGTCAACTTTTATGCTCACTTTACCTAATCGTAATGAATTCGTAAAAATAACAGGCATGTGA
- a CDS encoding response regulator transcription factor, with protein MFKILLIEDDSSLFHEIKDRLTQWSYEVHGIEDFALVLEEFTKVKPDLVIIDIQLPKYDGFHWCRLIRAHSNVPIIFLSSRDHPTDMVMSMQLGADDFVQKPFHFDVLIAKIQAILRRVYNYSNHTVILKTWCGATVDYEKNTVTNNNGSIELTKNEMYILKILIEKKNSIVSRENIIKSLWDDERFVSDNTLTVNVNRLRKKLDELQLGHYIETKVGQGYIAIEEGTLP; from the coding sequence ATGTTTAAGATTCTTCTAATTGAAGATGATTCTAGTCTTTTTCATGAAATCAAAGATCGCCTGACACAGTGGTCTTATGAGGTTCACGGGATCGAAGACTTCGCCCTTGTTCTCGAGGAGTTTACAAAGGTCAAGCCTGATCTAGTCATCATTGATATACAGCTTCCTAAATACGATGGTTTTCACTGGTGCCGCCTGATCAGAGCCCATTCTAATGTGCCGATCATCTTCCTCTCTTCACGTGACCACCCAACCGATATGGTCATGAGCATGCAGCTAGGGGCAGACGATTTTGTTCAGAAGCCCTTCCATTTTGACGTGTTAATTGCGAAAATCCAAGCGATTCTACGCCGAGTCTACAACTATAGCAATCATACAGTCATTTTGAAAACCTGGTGTGGTGCGACAGTGGATTACGAGAAAAATACAGTAACAAACAACAACGGATCAATCGAGCTGACCAAAAATGAAATGTACATTTTAAAAATATTAATCGAAAAAAAGAACAGCATTGTGAGCCGCGAAAACATCATTAAAAGCCTTTGGGACGATGAACGGTTTGTTAGTGATAATACACTAACGGTAAACGTCAATCGATTACGAAAAAAACTGGATGAGTTACAGCTTGGCCACTATATAGAAACCAAGGTAGGTCAAGGGTATATCGCCATCGAAGAGGGCACTTTACCATGA